A genome region from Scyliorhinus torazame isolate Kashiwa2021f chromosome 11, sScyTor2.1, whole genome shotgun sequence includes the following:
- the LOC140385904 gene encoding uncharacterized protein, protein MGPMEKIMQFLIILLGIGVSSACPEKCFCYPKLVDCRGLALQNIPPYIRSGTETLFLDRNSLISIPHNAFGDFANLSYLGLSNNRLHLQNYTFEPLLKLQTLDLSANHLSELGEILLGNLSNLTWLNLANNKLGRFPPVTSLAKLTYLDLSNNELVVFQETFKHLPQLDTLFLNDNQLKTLPETGFDQLFLLEVLDLSNNDLRSLPSRFFNNHRKLTDLRLDGNRLKNLTATSFPRLDDLQYLTISGNGIINFPPQLFGNLTKLLKLDLSNNSLTFLPNNFLSNLAALQVLKLSDNFIDKLAAGIFKYNPKLLYLHLDSNNLSTLPVFEGLQQLEELTLSFNRLVGFPREFADNLIKLECLQATSNLIGQWDLEGFRNTSSVLLANNPICSSKGEEARVQFTNIDCAKNHC, encoded by the coding sequence GGACCCATGGAGAAGATCATGCAGTTCCTGATCATTCTGCTTGGGATAGGGGTCAGCTCTGCCTGTCCAGAAAAATGTTTTTGTTATCCAAAACTTGTCGACTGCCGCGGCCTCGCTCTGCAGAATATTCCGCCTTACATCAGATCTGGAACAGAGACGCTGTTCCTGGACAGGAATTCCCTGATCAGCATCCCTCACAACGCCTTCGGAGATTTCGCAAACCTGAGCTATCTTGGCTTATCAAACAATCGCCTCCATCTTCAAAACTACACATTCGAACCTCTGCTTAAACTGCAGACCTTGGACCTGTCTGCAAACCACTTGTCGGAACTCGGGGAAATTCTACTTGGAAACCTTTCAAATCTCACCTGGCTAAACCTGGCCAACAACAAGTTAGGACGGTTTCCCCCAGTGACGTCACTTGCCAAACTAACCTATTTGGATCTGTCCAACAATGAGTTAGTAGTGTTCCAAGAAACATTCAAGCATCTCCCTCAGCTGGACACACTATTTCTCAATGATAACCAACTAAAGACTCTCCCAGAAACTGGCTTTGACCAGTTATTTCTCCTTGAAGTTCTTGACTTGTCGAACAATGACCTGCGCTCCCTGCCTTCCCGATTTTTCAATAACCATCGCAAGCTAACCGACTTGCGCCTTGACGGCAACAGGCTCAAAAacctcacagcaacttcatttcccCGTCTGGACGATCTACAGTACTTGACCATCTCTGGAAACGGCATCATTAATTTTCCTCCTCAGCTCTTTGGTAACTTAACAAAACTATTAAAACTCGACTTGTCCAACAATTCATTAACCTTCCTGCCGAATAATTTCCTTTCCAATTTGGCAGCGTTGCAGGTGTTGAAACTCTCCGACAATTTCATTGACAAGTTGGCAGCTGGCATATTCAAATATAATCCAAAACTACTTTACCTTCATTTAGACAGCAACAACCTCAGTACCCTCCCGGTCTTTGAAGGACTCCAGCAGTTAGAGGAGTTGACCCTGTCCTTTAACAGGCTGGTTGGATTTCCAAGAGAATTTGCTGACAATCTTATCAAACTAGAATGCCTCCAGGCCACCAGCAACCTCATCGGGCAATGGGACCTCGAAGGGTTTCGGAACACTTCTTCTGTGCTGTTAGCTAACAATCCAATCTGCTCCAGCAAGGGCGAGGAAGCACGGGTGCAATTCACAAACATTGACTGTGCAAAGAACCATTGTTAA